TCTGCCGTTCCCGGCCGCTGCATCGGAATACTCGGCGCCATGTCGCGCGCACGGTCTGGCAGTCCACCGGAAGCGTGAATATCGGTGTCGATAATTCCCGGGCGGATCGCATTCACCCTGATGCCATCGGCGGCGACCTCGCGGGCGAGCCCGATCGTGAAGGTATCGATCGCCGCCTTCGAAGCGGCGTAATCCACATATTGCGACGGTGATCCGATGATCGCCGCCATCGACGAGATGTTGACGATCGCTCCGCCCTTGCCGCCATGCCTGCTGGACATGCGGCGAACGGCCTGCGCCGCGCAGAGAATGGAGCCGGTGACATTGACACGCATCATCCGCTCGATGCGCTCGACGCTCATTTCGTCGATGCGCTGAGCAATATCGACGATGCCGGCATTGTTCACCAGCCCGTCAAGCCGCCCGAAATGACGATCAACGGTTTCGAACATCAAGCTGATATCAGTGGCGTTGCCGACATCGCCTTTGACGGCAATCGCCTCGCCGCCATGCGCCGTGATCGCTGCAATGACGGCATCCGCCGCTGCCCTGTTCGAGGCAAAATTCACGGCTACCCGCCAACCTTGCTTGGCGGCAAGCCTTGAGACGGCAGCACCGATGCCGCGGCTTGCCCCGGTCACGAGCAGAACAGGCGCATCACTCATTTCGCGCATTCCTTGAAAGTCAGGACGTCCCAGGGTGCCACCGTCGCCTTGCCCTCGCCCCAAATCGAGGATTCGCGGATTGCCGGACCGAGACCAGGCAGCACGATCCTGTCCGCCGCGCCCGCCGCCTCCGCCTGAAGATTCTCCAGTTCGCCCGCGGCACCGACGCTGTAGACCGGCCCTTGCCAGATCGTACAGGCATCGAGATCGGCACCGGTCACATCACCATCCGGGCAGTTGAACATGACGATGCCGATCGCACGGTCAGGATCCTCCGACGGCATCACATAGCCGTCCAAGACGATCGAGGTCTTCAGAACATTGAGCTTGAACTGATTGCTCGCCGCCGCAGCTTCGGAACCGAGCGGCAAAAAGCGCAGTTCATAGGCTCCGTCGCGATCGGCATAGACGGCATTCGACTGCGCGCATTCGCCCGCCAGCGCGGCTTTCGCCATCGCGCACAGGAAAAGTGGCACTGCCAGGGCAGCTGCCATTTTCAGCGTAACGATGCGAGGCGAACTGCCGTCCGCTGCCGGTACTCCACGCGCCATCAGGCACTCCTTGCCGCGAAAAACAGGGCCGCTCGCGCGGCCCAAATTCTCTTAGAGATCGAGAACCAGACGCTCCGGATCTTCCAGGCTTTCCTTGACGCGGACGAGGAAGGTCACGGCTTCCTTGCCGTCGACAATGCGGTGATCGTAGGAGAGTGCCAGATACATCATCGGACGGATGACGATCTGACCGCCGACAACGACCGGACGCTCCTGGATCTTGTGCATGCCCAGAATGCCCGACTGCGGCGCATTGAGGATCGGCGAGGACATCAGCGAACCGTAGACGCCGCCATTGGTGATCGTGAAGGTGCCGCCCTGCATGTCGGCCATCGAGAGCGTGCCGTCGCGCGCCGCCTTGGCAAGGCGGCCAAGATCCTTCTCGATCTCGGCAATCGACATCTGGTCGGCATCGCGGATGATCGGAACGACCAGGCCCTTGTCTGTGCCGACAGCCATACCGATGTGGCAGTAGTTCTTGTAGATGATGTCGGTGCCATCGATCTCGGCGTTGACGGCCGGCAGTTCCTTCAGAGCGTGCGTCACAGCCTTGGTGAAGAAGCCCATGAAGCCGAGCTTCACGCCATGCTTCTTTTCGAAGACGTCCTTGTACTTGGCGCGCAGGTCCATGACTGCCTTCATGTCCACCTCGTTGTAGGTGGTGAGCATGGCTGCGGTGTTCTGCGCATCCTTGAGGCGCTTGGCAATCGTCTGGCGCAGGCGCGTCATCTTCACGCGCTCCTCGCGGCCGGCGTCCTCAACCGTCGATGGCCCACGGACCGCAGCGGGAGCAGCCGGCGCAGCAGCCGGGGCGGAAAGGCCCTTGGCGACGGCAGCGATCACATCGCCCTTCAGCACCTGGCCGCGCTTGCCACTGCCTTCGACCTGATCGGCCGAGAGATTGTTTTCAGCAAGCATCTTGGCGGCAGCGGGCGCCGCCGGCATGGCGGAAGCCGGGGCCGGGGCAGAAGCAACCGGTGCCGCAGCGGCAGCAGCCGGAGCGGCGGCCGTTGGCTGGGCCGAAGCAGCCATGGCCGGCTCGGCAGCCTTTGCAGGAGCGGCAGCCGGGGCTGCAGCGCCTGCGGCGATCTGGCCGAGCAGCGCGCCGAGGCCCACGGTTTCGCCGGCCTGGGCAACGATTTCGGAAAGCGTACCGGAGGTCGGTGCCGGTACTTCGATGGTCACCTTGTCGGTTTCAAGCTCGAGAATCGGCTCATCGGCCTTGATGGCGTCGCCAACCTTCTTGAACCAGGTGCCGACGGTTGCCTCGCTGACGGATTCACCGAGAGTTGGAACGCGGATTTCTGTGGCCATTGTTCAGATCCTGATTTGCTTGTTTTCGTTTATTCGTTTCCGGCAGCAGACGGCCGGAGAATGATCGAGGGCATGGGTAAAACTTCGAAGTGGAAACCGAAACTGGAGCGGACGATCGGATCTGCATCGGCAAGCGCCTTCGCGGCCTCTCGATCCTCGACTGAGACGACCGCCATGCCCCAGGCGCCTTCGCCCTCGAAGACGGGGCCGACAGCAATTGCCGATCCCGCTTCTGCGTTGTGGCGCCAATATTCGGCATGCCGTTCCATCGCAGCCATCTCCTCCGCGGTCGCGTCGTTCGGAAAGCGGGAACGAGGCGGCACAAGTCTCAAGAAGAAATATGCCATCGCCCCAACTCCTCAGCCGCCCAGCGCATCCTCAAGGAATGCCGCGAGCTGCGACAGATGCTTGGACATCAACCCCGTTGCCGGCGAAGCGGCAGCCGGACGTCCGGTGTAGCGGACGCGCTGATACTTCGCGTCGATGTGGGCAAGAACCCATTCGAGATACGGATCGATGAACGACCATGCGCCCATGTTCTTCGGCTCTTCCTGGCACCAGACCATTTCGGCATTGCGGAAGCGGGAGAGCTCGTTGATGAGCGCCTTGGCCGGGAACGGGTAGAGCTGTTCGACGCGCAGCAGATAGACATCGTCGATGCCGCGCTTTTCGCGTTCCTCCAGAAGATCATAATAGACCTTGCCGGAGCACATGACGACGCGGCGGATCTTGTTGTCTTTCTGCAGCTTGATCGGTCCGTCCTTGATGACCTCTGCATCATCCCACAAAAGGCGGTGGAAGGAGGATTCGCCGGCCATCTCCGCGAGGCTCGAAACGGCCCGCTTGTGGCGCAGCAACGACTTCGGCGTCATCAGGATCAGCGGCTTGCGGAAGTCGCGTTTCAACTGACGGCGCAGGATGTGGAAGTAGTTCGCCGGGGTCGTGACGTTGGCAACCTGCATGTTGTCTTCGGCACAAAGCTGCAGGAAGCGTTCCAGGCGGGCCGAAGAATGTTCCGGACCCTGGCCTTCGTAACCATGCGGCAGCAGGCAGACGAGACCCGACATGCGCAGCCACTTGCGTTCGCCCGAGGAAATGAACTGGTCGAAGACGACCTGCGCACCATTTGCGAAGTCGCCGAACTGCGCTTCCCAGAGCGTGAGGGCGTTCGGCCGCGCCAGCGAATAACCGTATTCGAAGCCGAGCACGGCCTCTTCGGAGAGCATCGAGTTGATGACCTCGTAGCGGGCCTGCGTCGGCGACAGGTTGGCGAGCGGAATGTAACGCGCTTCCGTCTCCTGATCGTAAAGGACCGAATGGCGCTGCGAGAAGGTGCCGCGTTCGCAATCTTGACCCGAAAGGCGGATCTTGTGTCCTTCGAGGCAGAGTGCGCCAAAAGCGAGCGCTTCGCCCATTGCCCAGTCGATGCCTTCGCCCGTCTGGATCATGTTGGCCCGGTTTTCCATGAAGCGCTGGATCGTGCGGTGCGCGTTGAAGCCCGCGGGGACTTCCGAGAGCTTGCGGCCGATCTCCTTCAACTGTTTCATCGGCACTGCCGTCTTGCCACGGCGCTGCTCATCGGCGTTGTCGGCTGTGCGCAGACCAGACCATTCGCCGTCCAGCCAGTCGGCCTTGTTCGGCTTGTAGGACTGCCCGGCCTCGAACTCCTGTTCGAGATGAGCGCGCCAGTCGGCCTTCATCTTCTCGACTTCGCCTTCGGTCAGCAGGCCTTGCGCAACAAGACGCTCGGCGTAAAGCTGGAACACCGTCTTGTGGCCACGGATGACCTTGTACATCTTCGGCTGGGTGAAGGACGGTTCGTCGCCTTCGTTGTGGCCGTAGCGGCGGTAGCAGAACATGTCGATGACGACCGGCTTGTGGAATTTCATGCGGAACTCGGTCGCGATTTTCGCGGCGTAGACCACAGCTTCCGGATCGTCGCCGTTGACGTGGAAGATCGGCGCCTCGATCATCTTCGCCACGTCCGACGGATAGGGCGACGAACGGGAGAAGGCCGGGTTCGTCGTAAAGCCGATCTGGTTGTTGATGATGACATGCATCGTGCCGGCGACACGGTGGCCGCGAAGTCCTGAAAGGCCGAGAATTTCAGCGATGACGCCCTGGCCGGCAAAAGCTGCATCGCCGTGGATCAGCAACGGCAAAATCTTGGCGCGCTCAGAGAGCGGAATGACGTCGCCTTCCCAGACGGTAGCACTCATGTCCTGCTTGGCGCGCGCCTTTCCCATGACGACGGGGTCGACGATTTCAAGATGCGAGGGGTTTGCCGTCAGCGAAACGTGTACCTTGTTGCCGTCGAATTCGCGGTCGGAAGATGCACCGAGATGGTACTTCACGTCGCCGGAACCTTCGACCTCGTCGGGCGCATAGGAACCACCCTTGAACTCATGGAAGATGGCGCGATGCGGCTTTCCCATGACCTGGCTGAGCACGTTCAAGCGGCCGCGATGGGCCATGCCGAACACGGCTTCCTTCAGGCCGAGGTGACCGCCACGCTTTAGGATCTGCTCAAGTGCCGGGATCAGTGATTCACCGCCATCGAGGCCGAAGCGCTTGGTGCCCTTGAACTTGACGTCGAGGAACTGTTCGTAGCCTTCCGCTTCGACGAGCTTGGCAAGGATCGCCTTCTTGCCTTCCGGTGTGAACGCCACGCCCTTGTCGGGCCCTTCGATTCGTTCCTGAATCCAGGCCTTCTCTTCCGGATTGGACATGTGCATGAACTCGACGCCAAGGGTCGAGCAATAGGTTCGCTCGAGGATCTCGATCATCTGCGGGATGGTCGCGTATTCGAGGCCAAGCACGTTGTCGATGAAGATCTTGCGATCGTAGTCGGCCGGGCTGAAGCCGTAAGCTTCCGGCGACAGTTCCTTATAGTCTTCGACCGGTACAGCGATGCCAAGCGGATCGAGCTTGGCATGCAGATGGCCGCGCATGCGATAGGCGCGGATCATCATGATGGCACGCACGGAATCGCGCGTCGCCTGGAGAATGTCGGCGCCGTCGGTCGGCTTGCCGGCAGCTTCGGCCTTTGCCTTTACCTTGGTTTCGATGACCTTCTCGACCGTGCCCCAATCCCCGTCGAGCGCAGATACGAGATCGCCGCCGGCCTGAATCGGCCAGTTCTTCTTGCGCCAAGAAGCGCCCTTGGCCGCCTTCTTCACATCGTTCGGATCGTCCTCCAGCGCCTTGAAGAAGGTCCGCCACTGATCGTCGACCGATGACGGATCTTCTTCGTAACGCGCATAGAGCTGCTCGATATAGGCAGCATTGGCGCCATCCAGAAACGAGGTGATCTGAAACTGCTCGTTGGCTTCTTGCCGTGCCATGGTTTTACGCGGACGCTTTCCGCCCGCCTCCTGACTTTTGATGAATTCGCCGGCTCTAACCGGCTGCCGCATTCTCATTTGCCGCCTGTCCGCGGCATGCCTGCTGTCGAATACCTTGGGGCCGGGCGGAAGCGCAGATGCTTTCTTCCGCCCGGATATCGAAATTGGCTCAGCCCTTGAGGACTTCAACCAGCGTCTTGCCGAGACGAGCCGGAGACGGCGACACCGTGATGCCGGCCGCTTCCATGGCCGCGATCTTGTCTTCCGCGCCGCCCTTGCCGCCGGAAATCACGGCGCCGGCATGGCCCATGGTGCGGCCGGGAGGTGCCGTACGCCCGGCGATGAAGCCGACCATCGGCTTCTTGCGTCCGCGCTTGGCTTCGTCCTTGAGGAACTGCGCCGCGTCTTCTTCGGCCGATCCGCCGATTTCGCCGATCATGATGATCGACTTGGTTTCGTCGTCGGCCAGGAACATCTCGAGTACGTCGATGAATTCGGTGCCCTTGACCGGGTCGCCGCCGATGCCGACTGCCGTCGTTTGGCCGAGACCCTCATTCGAGGTCTGGAAGACGGCTTCATAGGTCAGCGTGCCGGAGCGCGAGAGAACGCCGACCGAACCTTTTTTGAAGATGGAACCCGGCATGATGCCGATCTTGCATTCCTCAGGTGTCAGGACACCCGGGCAGTTCGGACCGATCAGTCGCGACTTCGATTTGTCGAGCTTCGACTTGACCTTGATCATGTCCTCGACCGGAATGCCTTCGGTGATGCAGATGATGAGCGGGATTTCCGCCTCGATCGCCTCGATGATCGCCTCGGCGGCGCCGGCCGGCGGCACGTAGATCACCGATGCGTCGGCACCAGTCTTTTCCTTGCCCTCGGCGACGGAGGCGAAGATCGGCAGATGTGCCTCGCCTTCGAGCGACCCCCAGGTCTCGCCACCCTTCTTCGGATGAATGCCGCCGACCATCTTGGTGCCGTAATAGGCAAGCGCCTGCTCGGTGTGGAAAGTGCCGGTCTTGCCGGTCAGGCCCTGGACCAGGACCTTGGTGTTCTTGTTGACGAGAATGGACATGCCTTAGTTCCCTTTCACAGCAGCGACGATCTTCTTCGCCGCGTCGTCAAGATCGTCGGCAGGGATCACGTTCAGCCCGCTGTCTCGTATGATTTTCTTGCCGAGTTCCACGTTGGTGCCTTCGAGACGGACGACGAGCGGCACCTGGAGGCCGACTTCCTTGACCGCCGCGATCACGCCTTCGGCGATGACGTCGCAGCGCATGATGCCGCCGAAGATATTGACCAGGATGCCCTTCACGGCCGGATCGGCGGTGATGATCTTGAAGGCCGCGGTGACCTTCTCCTTCGAGGCACCGCCACCGACATCGAGGAAGTTCGCAGGCTCGGCGCCGTAGAGCTTGATGATGTCCATGGTTGCCATGGCAAGGCCCGCACCATTGACCATGCAGCCGATATTGCCGTCGAGGGCAACATATGCAAGGTCGTATTTGGAGGCTTCGATTTCCTTCTCGTCTTCTTCCGTTTTGTCGCGCAGCGCGACGATGTCTTCGTGACGGAAGAGCGCATTGCCGTCGAAGGATACCTTGGCGTCGAGCACGCGCAGGCGACCGTTCTTCATGACGATCAGCGGATTGACTTCGAGCAGGCTCATGTCCTTTTCGACGAAAGCCTTGTAGAGGATCGGGAACAGCGTGTCGCCATCCTTGCGAGCTTCGCCTTGAAGATTGAGCGCATCCGCAAGCTTCTTGCTGTCCTCAGCCGTCACGCCGTTTGCGGGGTCGATGGCAACGGTGATAATCTTCTCGGGTGTGTCGTGTGCAACGGTCTCGATATCCATGCCGCCTTCCGTCGAAACGACGAAGGCAACCTGACCGACGGAACGGTCGACGAGTATCGAGAGATAGAGTTCGCGGTCGATATCGGCGCCGTCTTCGATGTAGAGGCGGTTGACCTGCTTGCCGGCCGGGCCGGTCTGCTTGGTGACCAGCGTATTGCCGAGCATTTCCTTGGAATTGGCGACGACTTCGTCGATCGACTTCGCAAGGCGAACGCCACCTTTGGCTTCCGGCGGAAGCTCCTTGAATTTACCCTTGCCGCGGCCGCCGGCGTGGATCTGGCTTTTCACGACGTAGAGCGGACCAGGCAATTGCTTTGCCGCAGCCTCGGCTTCGTCGGCCTTGAAGATGGCCACACCTTCAGCGACCGGTGCGCCATAGCTCTTCAGCAGAGCCTTGGCCTGATATTCATGAATGTTCATGGGTTTGATCCTGTTTCGATTACTTCAGCGCGGGCGCGATGTTGATGCAGGCTTCACACAGGCCGGCGACAGCGCCGACGGACTTGTCGAAGGCTTCCTTCTCGGCCTTGTTGAGGTCGATCTCGATGACGCGTTCGACGCCGCCGGCACCGATGACTGTCGGAACGCCGACATACATGTCCTTGACACCGTATTGGCCGGAGAGATGCGCCGCGCAGGGCAGAACGCGCTTTTTGTCCTTGAGGTAGGCCTCGGCCATCTCGATTGCCGAGGCTGCCGGAGCGTAGTAGGCCGAACCGGTCTTCAGGAGGCCCACGATTTCGGCGCCGCCGTCACGGGTGCGCTGGATGATTTCCTCAAGCCGTTCCTTGGTGACCCAACCCATGGTGATGAGGTCGGTGAGCGGAATGCCGGCAACGGTGGAGTAGCGAGCAAGCGGGACCATCGTGTCGCCGTGGCCGCCGAGAACGAAAGCAGTGACGTCCTGAACGGAAACGTTGAATTCCTTGGCGAGGAAGAGGCGAAAGCGCGAGCTGTCGAGAACGCCGGCCATGCCGACGACCTTGTTGGCCGGAAGGCCGGAAAACTTCTGCAGCGCCCAGACCATGGCGTCGAGCGGATTTGTAATGCAGATGACGAAGGCGTTCGGGGCATATTTCTTGATGCCGGCGCCGACCTGCTCCATGACCTTGAGGTTGATGCCGAGAAGGTCGTCGCGGCTCATGCCCGGCTTGCGCGGAACGCCGGCTGTGACGATGCAGACATCTGCGCCTTCGATCGCGGAATAGTCGCTGGCGCCTGTCAGATTGGCGTCGAAGCCTTCGACCGGGGACGACTGGGCGATATCGAGGCCCTTGCCCTGTGGAATGCCGTCGGCAATGTCGAAGAGGACGATGTCGCCGAGCTCTTTCAGGCCGGCGAGATGCGCCAGCGTGCCACCAATCATGCCAGAACCGATAAGTGCGATCTTGTTACGCGCCATTTCGCTGTTTCCTTTGCGATCAAAATCAGTCGGGCGGCGCGTCGAGGCGTCGTCCAATGACGCAATCGCATAGCCTTAAAGCCAAAAAATGGCAACGTGTTATTTTTGGATAAGCAATTTCAATCGTTTAGATACAAAATTTCTTACGTAAACGTAAGATATTTCGATGCCAGCCCGTCACTCGGCGGCATGCTTTTTATGGTGCATTGCGAGATATTCTGCGCTGCGCATCTCGAAAAGACGCGATGCCGTACGATTGAATTCAAAGCCTTCCGTTCCCCGCCGTTCGATCAGCAGGTCTTCCGGCATTGCCGCAGCCGATGCATGAAGGCGAACGCCGTGGTCGTAGAGCGTGTCGACTAGGATGATGAAACGCTTGGCCTGGTTCCGCTTGTCCGGACCGAGCCTCGGGATGCGATCGACATAGATCGTATCGAAACGCTTGGCGATTGCGAGAAAATCGGCAGCACCGAGCGGTTTCTCGCAGAGATCGGCAAAGGAAAAGCGTGCCATGCGATCGGCCGCGAGCGGCACATGGATCGAGCGACCTTTCATCGGAATTTCGAGAGATTGCGCCTTGCGTCCATCCAGCGCCTGTGCCCAGGACGCGTCCATCGCCATATCCGTCCGCTCGTCTATCGGCGTCAGATAGACCGGCTGGCTGTTCAGCTTCTCCATCCGGTAATCCGTCGGGGAGTCGAGCGTCACGACCTCGACATTCTTCTTGAGGAGCCCGATGAAGGGCAGGAAGAGACCGCGATTGAGGCCGTCCTTGTAGAGATTGTCGGGCTCGACATTCGAGGTCGCGACGAGCACGCAGCCGCGCGCAAAAAGCTCCAAGAACAGCCGCGAGAGGATCATCGCATCAGCGATGTCGGTCACCGTAAACTCATCGAAGCAGAGGAGTTCGGCCTCCTGGTAAAGTGCAGCCGCCACGGGCGGCACGGGATCGGCCTGCTTTGTCTCGCCGTTCTTCAGCTTGAGCCGGTGCGCGGCGATGCGGTTGTGGACATCGGCCATGAATTCGTGGAAGTGCGCGCGGCGTTTCTTCGAGCAGGGCGCCATGCGGTAGAAGATATCCATCAGCATCGTCTTGCCACGCCCGACGCTGCCGTGAATATAAAGTCCCTTGATGCCTTCGCTCGGTTTTTTCTTCGAAGCGAAGAGCCAGCCGAGCGAGCTGGATTTGGCAGCCGGGCGGCGGCGCTTCAGTTCGAAAAGCACCCGATCGAGGCTTTTTGCCACATCCATCTGTGCTGAATCGATCTGGAGAGCGCCAGAGGCCGTCAGCGATTTCAAGTGCTCGCTGACGCTTGAAGTGTAGTCGGGGATAGGCTGCATGGGGAGGAGTCCGCCTACGCGTCGTCGGCGGGTTGGCCGCCGGTTGCCTTACCGGCTGAGAGTGATCGGTTGGCCGGTGCTCGTCTGGCCACTGAAGCTGTTGTCGGCGGTCTTGTAGACGCTGCCGATCTGGTTGCCGCTGCGATCCTTGAGAAGGACCTGCTTGCCGGAGACTTCCCAGGAGCCCATCGCCGTCAGCTCGCCGACGCAGCCGCGCGTGCCGCCACGTGAGCCGCTGCCGAGATTTGTCAGCGTCAGGAACATGTCGCACCTGCCGTTGACGCGCCAGCTGCCGACCATCGATTCCTTGGAGACATCAAGCGCGCTGGCTGCCATGGCACCCGACTGGCCCGGAAGGGCAGGCGCTGCCGTCGGAGCGGCGGGAAACTGCGAGGCGCCTGCCGGTGGCGGAAGCTGCCCGCCCTGGACGGACGGAACAGGCTGGGCGGTCAGCGGTGCCGGCGAGCTGTAACTCGCATTGTCATATGCCGTGCGCTGGCAGCCCGCCAATGACAGAACAACCGCCACACCCGTCATCGCATATCGCAACTGCATCATCATGCTCCCGATTGTCCGCTATTGCAGCACAGAATTGGTCATCAGACTGATTTTCGAATTAGCGTATTTCACTTTGGTTAATCAAGTCGGCACAGCCATAAATTGCTCGCGACAAATGCTTATGCCGGAAATGGCGCGATTCAACTTGCCTGCCGGATAACTTCCTGCAGACAGAATTTGTCAGCAAGGTGATGATCAGCACCATCCTGCGCCGGATTCGGACGATGCCTGCATAGATTCGGAAGAACCCGGCACGGCCGCGCTCAGCGCCGGGCGCGTATCGGCGATCAGACCCGGCGCTCAACCATCATCTTCTTGATCTCGGCTATGGCCTTTGCCGGATTGAGACCCTTGGGGCAGGTCTGCGCACAGTTCATGATCGTGTGGCAGCGATAAAGCCGGAACGGATCTTCGAGGCCGTCAAGCCGCTCTCCGGTCGCCTCGTCTCTGGAATCGATCAGCCAGCGATAGGCCTGCAGCAGGACGGCCGGGCCCAGATAGCGATCGCCGTTCCACCAGTAACTCGGACAGGAGGTCGAGCAGCAGGCGCACAGGATGCACTCGTAGAGGCCGTCGAGCTTCTGGCGATCCTCGTGGCTCTGCTTCCATTCCTTGGCAGGGGCCGGAGATACGGTCTTAAGCCAGGGTTCGATCGAGCGGTGCTGCGCATAGAAATTCGTCAGGTCCGGCACGAGATCCTTCACCACCGGCAAATGCGGCAGTGGATAGATTTTAACCGTTCCTTTGATGTCATCCATGCCCTTGGTGCAGGCAAGCGTGTTCGTGCCGTCGATATTCATCGCGCAGGAACCGCAGATGCCCTCGCGACAGGAACGGCGCAGCGTCAACGTCGGATCGATCTTGTTCTTGATGTAGAGCAGCCCGTCGAGAACCATCGGACCACAGTCGTCGACATCGATATAGAAGGTGTCGATCGAAGGGTTCTGGCCATCATCCGGGCTCCAGCGGTAGACGCGAAACTCACGGGTGTTCTTCGCACCCGCCGGCTTCGGCCAGACCTTGCCTTCGCGCATCTGAGAGTTCTTGGGGAGAGCAAGTTCAACCATGATAAAATCCTAGTTTGCCGACAGGAATTCCGTTTTCACGCAATCCTACAACCACCGAAACCGCCGTTGCCGGCTGCCGCCCGGAGCAGGCAATTTGTAGCGCTCCGCCATGAGGGGCGAGACGGCCAGCACCGCGGCCAGTCCAAGAAGGTTTCCCATCATCAATACACACGAGCTTTCGGGGCGATCTTCTTGGGATCGATGCCTTCCGAGATGAGCTCGGTGTGAACAGGACGGTAGTCGAGCTTGACCTCGCCGGCATTGCCGACCCAGGCAAGCGTGTGCTTGCGCCAGTTGACGTCGTCGCGACCGGCGTATGCGCCTTCGGTGTAATCCTCGCGGGCGTGCGAGCCACGGCTTTCCTTGCGCGCCTCGGCGCCATAGATCGTCGTGATCGCATTCGCCATCAGGTTTTGCAGCTCGAGCGTCTCGACGAGATCGGAGTTCCAGATCATCGACCGGTCCGTGACCTTGATGTCTGCCATTTCCTGCCAGATCGAGGAGATGCGCTTGCAGCCCGATTCCAGCGACTCCTGGGTGCGGAACACGGCGGCATCTTCCTGCATGGCGCGCTGCATCTTCTCGCGCAGATGCGCCGTGGGCGTTGCGCCATTGGCGTGGCGAAGACCATCGAAGCGATCCATGATCTTGTCACAGGCGGCGATGTTGAGATGCGGGACCGGTGCTGCGCGGTCAATGACCTCGCCGGCACGGATTGCCGCAGCGCGGCCAAAAACCACCAGATCGATCAGCGAGTTCGAGCCGAGGCGGTTTGCACCATGCACCGAAGCGCAGCCCGCTTCGCCGACCGCCATCAATCCGGGGATCACGCGTTCGGGGTTGGCGCTGTCGGCATTGAGCACCTCGCCCCAGTAGTTCGTCGGAATGCCGCCCATGTTGTAGTGAACGGTCGGCAGCACCGGGATCGGCTCGCGCGTCACATCGACGCCTGCAAAGATCTTTGCGCTCTCGGAAATGCCCGGCAGGCGTTCATGCAAAACGGCCGGGTCGAGATGGTCCAGGTGCAGGAAGATATGGTCCTTGTTCTTGCCGACGCCGCGGCCTTCGCGGATTTCCAAGGTCATGCAGCGCGAAACGACGTCGCGCGAGGCAAGGTCCTTGGCCGACGGTGCGTAGCGTTCCATGAAGCGCTCGCCCTCCGAATTGACGAGATAGCCGCCCTCCCCGCGCGCCCCTTCGGTAATCAGACAGCCCGAGCCGTAGATACCGGTGGGATGGAACTGCACAAACTCCATGTCCTGCAGCGGAAGCCCTGCGCGCGCCACCATGCCGCCGCCGTCGCCGGTGCAGGTATGGGCGGAAGTCGCGGAGAAATAGGCACGGCCGTAGCCACCGGTCGCCAGCACCACCATTTTCGCCGCGAAGCGATGGATCGAGCCGTCATCGAGGCACCAGGCAACGACGCCGGTACAACGGCTTCCGTCTTCCGACATGATGAGGTCGAGCGCGAAATATTCGACGAAGAACTCGGCGTTGTAGCGCAGCGACTGGCCGTAAAGCGTGTGCAGGATGGCGTGGCCGGTGCGGTCGGCAACCGCGCAGGTGCGCTGCACCGGCGGACCCTCGCCGTAGTTCTGCATATGACCGCCGAATGGACGCTGATAGATCTTGCCTTCCTCATTGCGCGAGAAGGGCACGCCGTAGTGCTCGAGCTCATAGACCGCCTTCGGCGCTTCCATGGCGAGATATTGCATGGCATCGACGTCACCGAGCCAGTCGGACCCCTTGACCGTATCGTAGAGATGCCATTGCCAGCTGTCTGGCGTCATGTTCTGCAGCGAGGCGGCGATGCCGC
Above is a window of Rhizobium etli 8C-3 DNA encoding:
- the mdh gene encoding malate dehydrogenase; protein product: MARNKIALIGSGMIGGTLAHLAGLKELGDIVLFDIADGIPQGKGLDIAQSSPVEGFDANLTGASDYSAIEGADVCIVTAGVPRKPGMSRDDLLGINLKVMEQVGAGIKKYAPNAFVICITNPLDAMVWALQKFSGLPANKVVGMAGVLDSSRFRLFLAKEFNVSVQDVTAFVLGGHGDTMVPLARYSTVAGIPLTDLITMGWVTKERLEEIIQRTRDGGAEIVGLLKTGSAYYAPAASAIEMAEAYLKDKKRVLPCAAHLSGQYGVKDMYVGVPTVIGAGGVERVIEIDLNKAEKEAFDKSVGAVAGLCEACINIAPALK
- a CDS encoding succinate dehydrogenase iron-sulfur subunit, yielding MVELALPKNSQMREGKVWPKPAGAKNTREFRVYRWSPDDGQNPSIDTFYIDVDDCGPMVLDGLLYIKNKIDPTLTLRRSCREGICGSCAMNIDGTNTLACTKGMDDIKGTVKIYPLPHLPVVKDLVPDLTNFYAQHRSIEPWLKTVSPAPAKEWKQSHEDRQKLDGLYECILCACCSTSCPSYWWNGDRYLGPAVLLQAYRWLIDSRDEATGERLDGLEDPFRLYRCHTIMNCAQTCPKGLNPAKAIAEIKKMMVERRV
- a CDS encoding protease inhibitor Inh/omp19 family protein, which produces MQLRYAMTGVAVVLSLAGCQRTAYDNASYSSPAPLTAQPVPSVQGGQLPPPAGASQFPAAPTAAPALPGQSGAMAASALDVSKESMVGSWRVNGRCDMFLTLTNLGSGSRGGTRGCVGELTAMGSWEVSGKQVLLKDRSGNQIGSVYKTADNSFSGQTSTGQPITLSR
- the zapE gene encoding cell division protein ZapE, encoding MQPIPDYTSSVSEHLKSLTASGALQIDSAQMDVAKSLDRVLFELKRRRPAAKSSSLGWLFASKKKPSEGIKGLYIHGSVGRGKTMLMDIFYRMAPCSKKRRAHFHEFMADVHNRIAAHRLKLKNGETKQADPVPPVAAALYQEAELLCFDEFTVTDIADAMILSRLFLELFARGCVLVATSNVEPDNLYKDGLNRGLFLPFIGLLKKNVEVVTLDSPTDYRMEKLNSQPVYLTPIDERTDMAMDASWAQALDGRKAQSLEIPMKGRSIHVPLAADRMARFSFADLCEKPLGAADFLAIAKRFDTIYVDRIPRLGPDKRNQAKRFIILVDTLYDHGVRLHASAAAMPEDLLIERRGTEGFEFNRTASRLFEMRSAEYLAMHHKKHAAE
- the sucC gene encoding ADP-forming succinate--CoA ligase subunit beta: MNIHEYQAKALLKSYGAPVAEGVAIFKADEAEAAAKQLPGPLYVVKSQIHAGGRGKGKFKELPPEAKGGVRLAKSIDEVVANSKEMLGNTLVTKQTGPAGKQVNRLYIEDGADIDRELYLSILVDRSVGQVAFVVSTEGGMDIETVAHDTPEKIITVAIDPANGVTAEDSKKLADALNLQGEARKDGDTLFPILYKAFVEKDMSLLEVNPLIVMKNGRLRVLDAKVSFDGNALFRHEDIVALRDKTEEDEKEIEASKYDLAYVALDGNIGCMVNGAGLAMATMDIIKLYGAEPANFLDVGGGASKEKVTAAFKIITADPAVKGILVNIFGGIMRCDVIAEGVIAAVKEVGLQVPLVVRLEGTNVELGKKIIRDSGLNVIPADDLDDAAKKIVAAVKGN
- the sucD gene encoding succinate--CoA ligase subunit alpha, with translation MSILVNKNTKVLVQGLTGKTGTFHTEQALAYYGTKMVGGIHPKKGGETWGSLEGEAHLPIFASVAEGKEKTGADASVIYVPPAGAAEAIIEAIEAEIPLIICITEGIPVEDMIKVKSKLDKSKSRLIGPNCPGVLTPEECKIGIMPGSIFKKGSVGVLSRSGTLTYEAVFQTSNEGLGQTTAVGIGGDPVKGTEFIDVLEMFLADDETKSIIMIGEIGGSAEEDAAQFLKDEAKRGRKKPMVGFIAGRTAPPGRTMGHAGAVISGGKGGAEDKIAAMEAAGITVSPSPARLGKTLVEVLKG